The Deinococcus sp. Leaf326 sequence CAGTTGTCGCTGCAGCGATGCCTTGAGAGAAGTGCACAGGAGCAAACTTCACGCCCGCCATCTTCTCCAGTTGCAGAATCGCGAAATGCTCATCGGTCTGGAGGCCCGTGGTAGAGATCGTGATCTTCCCAGGATTGGCCTTGGCCGCTGCAATGACGTCTTTAAGGGTCTTGTAGGGGCTGTCCTTGCGTACTGCGAACAGGCCGGGGTCCACGACATGCAGCGCCAATGGGAGGAAGTTGTCGCGTTTGTAGGTGGCCTGCCGCGCAGGGTCGAGATAGGTCACCACGGCGGACGGAAAGTTCGTGTTACCAATTGTGTAACCATCGGGTTTCGCCTGAGTGAGGGCAACGTACCCAAGCTGGCCGCCAGCGCCGGGACGGTTCACGACAACGACAGGCACGCCGAGTTCCTTCTCCAAGCCTTTGGCGAGCAGTCGGGCACCCACGTCAGTACTGCCGCCAGCGGCGAAGCCGACGATGATCTGAAGGGTCTTGCCTTTCTCTGGGAAAGTGGCGCCCCGCGTCTGGGCGGCTGCCGGCGAAGACGACAGGCTCGCGGACAGAAGGAGGGTGGTCACAGTGATCAGGCCTTGCTTGGGGGTGAATTTCATGGCGAACCTCAGTGGGTGCTGCGCAGGGCAACAGGGAATGAATCGCGGATGAAGGGCCGAGGACAGGCGTAGAGCATCGGAGGGACTTTCATTGGAGAAGACAGGCAGAAACTTCGGCGGTCAGGTGGGATAAAACGGTCGATGCGTGCTGACATGCCGCTCTAGACGAGTCAGGTGCTGCGTCGCTGCCACCGGGGCAGGAGCGGCCGGTAGGCAGGCGAAAGCAGAACTAGGACAGCAGCCAGCAGGAACCCAACCGCGATCGGGCTTTGCAGGAAGATGAGTGGGCTGCCCTGAGACAGTTCCAAGGATTGACGGAGGGACCGTTCCATCAATGGGCCGAGCACGAGCGCAAGGATGATCGGGGCGATCGGGTAATCGAGTTTGCGCAGGATGTAGCCGATGACGCCGAAGATCAACATCACGTAGATGTCAAAGACGGAGTTGTTGATGGTGTAGGCGCCCACCACCAGCAATGCGAGAATGATGCCGATCAAGATGGACTGCGGAATTTGTAGTACCCGGACCCAGATGCCGATGAGGGGAAGATTCAGGATCAGCAGGATGATGTTGCCAACGTAGAAGCTCGCGATGACACCCCAGGCCACGTCTGGGTGCTCCTGAAAGAGGAGCGGGCCGGGCACCAGGCCTTTCATCAGAAACGCGCCCATCAGCACCGCGACCGTTGGGGAGGCGGGGATGCCCAGGGTGAACAAAGGGATGAGGGCGCCGTTGGCGTGCGCATTGTTCGCGGTTTCTGGTCCGGCGACCCCTTCGATCGCGCCATGGCCGAAGCGCTCGGGGTGCTTGGCCGCTTTGCGCTCCACGACGTAGGAGAGCAAGGAGGACACAGAACCCGTCATGCCGGGCACCAGGCCTAGAAGAGTACCGATGACGCTGCCACGCAGAATCGGTGCAGTGGAGTCTCGCAGGTCCTGACGGGTGAGCATGAGGGAGCTCATGGCGTGAGCGACCACAGGTCGCAAGCGACTCTAGGCAAGGAGCAGGATCTCACTCAAGCCGAACAGCCCCATGACGACAGCCACGAAGCTTAAGCCGTCGAGAAGTTCAATATGACCAAACGTGAAGCGCGGAAGACCCTGAACCGGGTCAAGCCCGACGAGCGCCAGAAGCAGCCCAAATAGACCCATCATGAGGCCCTTGACTAGGGATTTACCCGCCAGGCCCATCAGCAGCGAGAGGCCCAGCAAGGTGAGTGCCGCGAATTCTACTGGTCCGAATTGAAGAGCGAGACGCGCGAGGCTGCCAGCCGCGAGGACCAGGGCAATAGTAGCGAACGTGCCCCCCACGAACGAGCCGATGGCAGAAATGGCTAGGGCAGCTCCTGCACGGCCTTTTTTGGCCATCTGGTGTCCATCGATGGCAGTGACGGCCGAGGCGGCCTCGCCTGGAACGTTAAGCAGC is a genomic window containing:
- a CDS encoding tripartite tricarboxylate transporter substrate binding protein, which gives rise to MKFTPKQGLITVTTLLLSASLSSSPAAAQTRGATFPEKGKTLQIIVGFAAGGSTDVGARLLAKGLEKELGVPVVVVNRPGAGGQLGYVALTQAKPDGYTIGNTNFPSAVVTYLDPARQATYKRDNFLPLALHVVDPGLFAVRKDSPYKTLKDVIAAAKANPGKITISTTGLQTDEHFAILQLEKMAGVKFAPVHFSQGIAAATTALLGGKIDVFGGNVGDLLGQYKTGEVRILGVMDDRRSPFYPNVPTFAAYGYKLESSASRGFAAPAGTPTAVVNVLSKAIQKVANSEEHKQEMKNLGLTLRYMTPPKYTTYWNTYEKDIRDLLPLSRQ